The genomic interval GGGGCGCCCAGGCCCCCTTCTTCTTTCCCGCTAGAAGCTGAACGAGACGCTGACGATGGAATAGTCGCTGTCGAAGGTCTCGAAGATGGTCCGCTGCTGGATGCCGAAGGGTCCGCCGGGCTGGAATTGGGCATCGATGGCTAGCTCTGAGTCCACCTCATGATGCTCGGCGCGGAAGACCAGATTCGGAGACAACTCGAAGACCACCGAGAAACCCAAATCTTCGCGATCCCGGTACTTCTCCGAGCCTCCGACGTAGAAGGGGCCGACTTGCTCCCCTTCGGAACGCTCGGGCTGTAGGTAGAAGCTCCACCTCGGCGTCGCTCTCCAACCCAGCTGCATGTAGTAGTTGTGGCTGTAGAAGCCGATGAGCAGGGCTCCGTCGGCGAGATAATCGACCTTGGCTCGTCGGTACTCGCCGAGCAGAATCCAGCGATCCAGGTCGAGCTCGGCGGAAGCGTGCCACGTCTTCCACTCGCTCTCGCTCGCGTCCGTTACGGATCCTGGATCGACAAGATCCCAATTCATGGCGCCGACGCCCAGACGCAGCGCCGGCAGCGGCGTTTGAAGCCAGAGCTGGCCGCCTACGGCGTTCTCGGCTTCGACCTCGTTGACGTCGCTGAGGAAGCCGATGCCTTGCTGTAGCACATCGAACTCACCGTAGTAGGCGGTGGCCTCGAGATTCCAGGGGCTGTCCGGGAAGATCTGCTGACTCAGGGCAATGCCGTCGACGGTCTCGCTGAGCAGCGCGCCTTCCCGGTAGAAGACATAGGCAGGGCGGAAGAAGGGCAGGATCACGCCCACGTCCCGGACCTCGTTGAACAGGCCCGCGGGGACCGGGTGACGGCCCAGCCGCAGCTGCGTGGTGTCGGTCACATCCGCCTCGTAGAAGAGCCAGTCCAGCTCCACATCTCCCTGAAAATCCTCCGAAGGGCTCTCGCCCAGCTCGGCGGCAGCCACCTGTAGCACGAAGCTATGGCGAGGGTTGGGCTCGTAGCGGAGGTTCACAGCGGCGTTGCCATAGGGAAAGCTGCCGTCCTCTTCGATGCCCAGCATCACCTCGTCGGCGGTGAGAAAAGCCCCGCCGGGCACGCTGAGCTCCGCTTCCGCGTAACCGAGGGTCAGATAGCCATGGATGGAGAAATGATCCTGCCAATAATTCGAGTCTTCGACGGTGGAAGCTTCCTGTCCCTGGGCGGCGCTGCCGATTAGCAACAAAGCGCAGCAAACCGAGCAAAGGAAGGAAGAGGGGCCGTGGTCACGTGCCATGACGCGCTCCTTGGGTAGTTCGTGGACCTCAGAAAAAGAAAAAGCTCCCCTCGGCAGGCCCGTGGGGACACAGCTTCGGGGATGCGTCAGTATAGATACGCTCGCCCGCTAACACAATACTTTGTAGTTGTTTTGCGGGGATGCATATGCCGATACTTTGTGGCATGTGCTTGGGGGAGCCGGGAAGCGGGTGCTCGTCAGCTTTCGGGTTTGGCTCGCCGCGGAGGGAAGATAGAAAAGTGTTGAGGGTCACCGACAGCGGCGTGTATTGCGAAGCAGGAGGGTTCTTCATCGATCCCTGGCGGCCGGTGGATCGGGCGATCATCACCCATGCCCACGCGGACCATGCCCGCCGCGGCAGCGCTGCTTATCTGGGGAGTCAGGCCGGCGAGCGGCTGCTGCGCCGCCGCCTGGGTGACGAGGCGGTGATCGAGACCTTGGAGTACGGCGAGGCGGTGACCCTGGGGGAGGTGAGGGTGTCGCTGCATCCGGCGGGCCACGTGCTGGGGTCGGCTCAGGTGCGTCTGGAGCATCGGGGAGAGGTTTGGGTGGTTTCCGGCGATTACAAGGTGGCGCCGGATCCGACCTGCGCCGCCTTTGAAGCGATCCCCTGCGACGTTTTCGTCACCGAGTCGACCTTTGGTCTGCCGATCTTTCGCTGGCCGAGCCAGGAAGAAGTCTTCGAGCAGATTGGCCAGTGGTGGCGGGGCAATCGGGAAGTGGGCAAGACCAGCGTGCTCTTCGCCTATTCCTTGGGCAAGGCCCAGCGGCTGCTCGCCGGCATCGACGCCACCATCGGGCCGATCTACACCCACGGTGCGGTGGAGCTGCTGAACCAGGAATATCGGGAAAGCGGGGTGGAACTGCCCGCCACCGCCTACGTTGGCGACGGCAAGCCCGAGGGTGGCTGGGCGGGGAGTCTGGTGGTGGCGCCGCCGGGGGCCGGCGGAACGCCCTGGATGCGCCGCTTCGGTACCACCTCCACCGGCTTCGCCTCCGGCTGGACGCGCATCCGCGGCACCCGGCGCCGGCGATCCATGGATCGCGGCTTCGTCTTCTCGGACCACGCCGACTGGCCGGGTCTTCTCTCCGCCATCGAGGCCACCGGCGCTCAGCGGGTGTGGGTAACCCACGGGTATCGGCTGCCCCTGGTGCGCTGGCTGCAAGAGCAAGGTCTGGAGGCGGAGCCCGTGGCTACCTCCTACGAAATGGCGGAAGAGGAGGACGCGGCCGGCGCAGGGGAGGAGTCCGGCGGATGAAGGCCTTCGCTGAGCTCTACGCTGCCCTCGATGCCACCACCAAGACCAACGAGAAGGTGGCGGCCATGGCCGAGTACTTCTCCACGGCGCCGCCGGCGGATGCTGCCTGGGCGGTGCATTTTCTGAGCGGCAACCGGCCCAAGAGACTGGTGGGCAGCCGGCTGCTGCGGGAGTGGGCCGGTGA from Acidobacteriota bacterium carries:
- a CDS encoding ligase-associated DNA damage response exonuclease; translated protein: MLRVTDSGVYCEAGGFFIDPWRPVDRAIITHAHADHARRGSAAYLGSQAGERLLRRRLGDEAVIETLEYGEAVTLGEVRVSLHPAGHVLGSAQVRLEHRGEVWVVSGDYKVAPDPTCAAFEAIPCDVFVTESTFGLPIFRWPSQEEVFEQIGQWWRGNREVGKTSVLFAYSLGKAQRLLAGIDATIGPIYTHGAVELLNQEYRESGVELPATAYVGDGKPEGGWAGSLVVAPPGAGGTPWMRRFGTTSTGFASGWTRIRGTRRRRSMDRGFVFSDHADWPGLLSAIEATGAQRVWVTHGYRLPLVRWLQEQGLEAEPVATSYEMAEEEDAAGAGEESGG